A single region of the Raphanus sativus cultivar WK10039 chromosome 1, ASM80110v3, whole genome shotgun sequence genome encodes:
- the LOC108861296 gene encoding succinate dehydrogenase subunit 6, mitochondrial isoform X2 yields MGESRSFAEGFKGFWEERLSFLENYTRFTKRDTPLPSWSSSDVEEFIASDPVHGPTLKTAREAATFGVAGAALGALSTAAFAWKYSRSPHGAALSFLGGGVFGWTFGQEVANHTLQLYKLDTMAAQVKFMEWWERKSQ; encoded by the exons ATGGGAGAATCGAGGTCGTTTGCGGAGGGATTCAAGGGGTTCTGGGAGGAGAGGTTGTCGTTCCTGGAGAATTACACGAGGTTCACCAAACGCGACACGCCTCTTCCTTCTTGGTCTTCCTCCGACGTTGAGGAGTTCATAGCTTCCGATCCCGTTCATGGACCCACC CTGAAAACAGCTAGGGAAGCTGCGACTTTTGGTGTTGCCGGAGCTGCACTCGGAGCTCTATCTACTGCCGCTTTTGCCTGGAAATATTCTAGGAGTCCGCATG GTGCTGCATTGTCCTTCTTAGGAGGAGGTGTTTTTGGTTGGACCTTTGGGCAGGAAGTTGCGAACCACACCTTGCAACTCTATAAGCTGGACACAATGGCGGCTCaagttaagttcatggaatggTGGGAGCGCAAATCTCAATGA
- the LOC108861286 gene encoding protein STRICTOSIDINE SYNTHASE-LIKE 3: MATTVFSKLSKIFFLFAVYCALDPFKHSSISKYPDFQTHKIDMPPLSSLPKERDHENLLQNSEIRFSNEVQGPESIAFDPLGRGPYTGVADGRILFWDGTRWNDFAYTSNNRSELCDTKSSLLAYLKNEHICGRPLGLRFHKRTGELYIADAYFGIMKVGPEGGLATSLTTEADGVPLRFTNDLDVDEEGNVYFTDSSSVFQRRNFMHLIVSGEDTGRVLKYNPETKETTTLLRNLQFPNGLSLGKDGSFFIFCEGSIGRLRKYWLKGEKAGTSEVVALLHGFPDNIRTNKDGDFWVAVHCHRNIFTHVMAHHPNVRKLFLKLPITVKFQYLLQVGGWPHAVAVKYSEEGKVLKVLEDKQGKVVKAVSEVEEKDGKLWMGSVLMSFIAVYDLP; the protein is encoded by the exons ATGGCGACCACTGTCTTCTCCAAACTCTCGaagatcttcttcctcttcgccGTCTACTGCGCTCTCGACCCCTTCAAACACAGCTCCATCTCCAAGTACCCTGACTTCCAGACTCACAAGATCGACATGCCGCCGCTCTCGTCTCTCCCCAAGGAGAGAGACCACGAGAACCTTCTCCAGAACTCCGAGATCAGATTCTCGAACGAGGTTCAGGGTCCGGAGAGCATTGCTTTCGATCCGCTCGGTCGTGGTCCCTACACCGGCGTCGCCGACGGTCGTATCCTCTTTTGGGATGGTACTCGATGGAACGATTTTGCTTATACGTCGAACAATCG GTCAGAACTGTGTGATACAAAGTCTTCACTGTTGGCTTACTTAAAGAATGAACATATCTGTGGACGGCCTTTGGGTCTTCGGTTCCACAAGAGAACTGGGGAGTTGTACATCGCGGATGCGTATTTTGGGATAATGAAGGTCGGTCCTGAAGGAGGTTTGGCTACTTCTCTTACAACTGAGGCGGATGGAGTGCCTTTGAGATTTACTAATGATCTTGACGTTGATGAAGAAGGGAATGTCTACTTTACAGACAGCAGCTCTGTTTTCCAGCGAAG GAACTTCATGCACTTGATTGTCTCCGGGGAAGACACCGGGAGAGTGTTGAAATACAATCCAGAAACAAAGGAGACTACTACTCTCTTGAGAAATCTCCAGTTCCCTAATGGCTTATCACTTGGCAAAGACGGCTCCTTTTTCATTTTCTGTGAAGGATCAATTGGAAG ATTACGGAAATACTGGTTGAAAGGGGAAAAAGCAGGAACATCAGAAGTGGTAGCTCTATTGCATGGGTTCCCTGACAACATCCGCACAAACAAAGACGGAGATTTCTGGGTGGCGGTCCACTGTCACCGCAACATATTCACACACGTGATGGCGCATCATCCAAACGTGAGGAAGTTGTTCCTGAAGCTGCCAATAACAGTGAAGTTCCAGTACTTGCTTCAGGTAGGTGGTTGGCCTCATGCTGTTGCCGTGAAGTACAGTGAAGAAGGGAAAGTGCTGAAAGTGTTGGAGGACAAGCAAGGGAAAGTGGTGAAGGCGGTGAGTGAAGTGGAGGAGAAAGATGGGAAGCTTTGGATGGGAAGTGTGTTGATGTCTTTCATTGCAGTATATGACTTGccttag